The Gadus macrocephalus chromosome 1, ASM3116895v1 DNA window TTTGTCTGCATTTTGTAATTGTATTAGAGTAGGCCTATTGTATGAATTGGCTATTGTAGCCTAATTGCCTTTGCACAATAGGTCAACAGATATTTTGTACAATTAATTATTCTTTCTGAATGGAATATGTCGGACAGGGAGGTGGTCTATGCATTACCCAAATGGGATCACAATCACATGCCACCGAGGGTACACGTTGCGTAATTGCGATCATATTAATCCATCAGGTCGTTAAAGACTATAATTTATTGCACTGATCGCTATCAAATGCTTTGCTCGCTCCTGCAGGCCCCTCCGTTTCCGGATTCAGCGTTTATCCATTCGACGCTCTAATAAACGACACCACTGGAATAAGTGTGAGTTCGGTACACGAATGATCATTTAATTGAACCTCAGCCTCATTTCACAACGTGCACACCGAAAACCTAAAGGCGTTTGcagcatgcatgcgtgtgcatgcgtgtgtgtttcagtcgCCGGATGGCCATATTGGAGGATGCAGAGGGACATCTTCGGTGGTACATCATCACCCCTCCCATCATGTCCACACATCGGCGCGCGGGCACACGctccagacacacacgcacacacgcgcgcgcgcgcgcgcacagaaTCATACAAGGAATCTGTGCTCCACCACCATGGCTCCCCGCTAGACGCTCTGCAAGCGGCTGTTGTCAACCCGAATTACATCCGCTCTGGCTGAATACTTTACTACCCTGACCTCGCCTGCATCTCGGAggctttttattaatatttgatcCAGGATTCCGGCGCTCTGTCCCCATGGCTACATCGGATGGACTAGACAACTGCCTTCTGCAGCGAGGCAGATCTCAAAGTGACCCGAACATACTCACCGAGTCTGCCATCGATCTGGTGCACGCAGCAGGTAAGAGCCTCGTATTCTGTTGTAATTATCTTATTATCATGATGGTCTGGACAGCTtcggtgaggagggggggtatTTTGGTACAGCATCTTTTTTTGCGGTGCATCGGTTTTAAATAGCCTGGGTATCAATCCCTGCCAGTGGCAGGTTGGACCGCCAAACAAAAAGGATAACTAACGCACGCTTCCGATGTTTTTTAGAGCGATAAACCTTTTATNNNNNNNNNNNNNNNNNNNNNNNNNNNNNNNNNNNNNNNNNNNNNNNNNNNNNNNNNNNNNNNNNNNNNNNNNNNNNNNNNNNNNNNNNNNNNNNNNNNNcccctctctctcctctcgatTCCTTCTCTACacactccttcctcctccctttcctcccccctcctctcctctgggtcttcccgtctctccccccccccccccccccccctgcagaggAGGCGATGGACCAGCAGAGGGTGCTGAGGACAGGTTGCCTGGTAACGGGCGTCCACACTCCGCCCATCCGCCGTAACAGCAAGCTGGCCACGCTGGGACGCCTCTTCAAGCCCTGGAAGTGGCGGAAGAAGAAGAACGACAAACTGAAGCAGAGCTCCACAGGTGAGgggtcgcggggggaggggagaagggctGAGGGCAGGTGGGGTTGAGGGCGTGGTCCTTtaggggtggaggagctggggggaggggagaaggttcagacagctggagagaggagggtttATTATGCCGAAGTGCGGACGGTGACACGCTCGGCTTCAGAGTGAAATGGGGACGGGTGGGCTCACAcagacagcaaacacacacgcacacgcacgcacacgcacacgcacacgtacacaggcacagacatacacacacatgcacacaaacacatgcacacacactcacagagacacacgcacacatactcatgcaaacacacgcgcgcgcacaagcaggcaaacatacactcacattcacacgcatgcagataagcgtgcacacacacacacacgtgtgcgttTGCGGGTCTTCTGAAAGGAGGTCAGGTGTGAACGATGACTGTAATGAATAGTTATGCTTCCTCCTTTGAGTCACAGCTGCTCCCCGATTGGCTCGGGACTATTTGGGACAAACTCCTGAAATATTCAGAGTATTTCCGGCCTCATTCATTGGCCAAACAGACACAAAATCGATTAGAGACGAGAGATTGTGCTCGGCACTGATGTCTCGTTCATTTCTCATTTAATCTCAGAGTCCTACGGGTGTAGTGCTTCAAATGAGACTCTGAACTAATAGGGCAGAGATccaaagagaggggagagatgcgGTGCTGAAGGCGTAGCGTGCATTAGCGTGTGTGGCGTCtgtgagacagggagccagaCGAGAGGCCAAGGGAGACGCGTCCGCTGCATCCGAACCAGGTCAAGGCTTTAGTGAGAGCGTTTATTAGCAGGCAGAGCACTTGAGGAAGGCATCCCTCTTTTGGCATCAGCAGCAATATTCGCTTCACTTCTGTCTATGGTTCATCACATCTTAATaacacctccctcctccctctcctcccctcaacgtcctctctctcatcctctccccctcgccctcccccctTCCATTGTCTTCCCCCAAACTGCGCTTTCTCTTcgttccttccctctccccccctccccatctcccttcacctccctttctccccccccaccccacccaccacttCTCTACCTCGCCCTtccacctctccccccaccccccccctgtctcccccttcctccctccccatgccctctcccccactccccctccctctctgcccccaccACACCCTTCTCCACGCTCCCCTTCCATCTCTCATCTTtccctccaccttctccctcttcacttctcccccctctcccccccaccctcccccctctccacccccctcccttccctctttacccccacctcacccctccttccatctctcaccgttgtcctccccctccctccccgccctcccccctctcccccccccccccccctctccccccccccccccccccagacgtaGCGCTGTCCGGCGGTCTGAGGTGCCGCCACGAGGCGTGCTCCGCCCAgcagggctgctgctgctcccccgACGGGACcctcctcctgggggggggctgcttCGTGGGGCCCCTGAGCCCCCGCCTGGTGGTCAGCAGCGTGGAGTACCTGGGGCCCGACCAGGACCTCCCCTCGCCAGGtaagggcccccccccctcagtgccccccccccccccccctccaccagcccTGACACGGTGTCCTGTCCCTCAGTGGGGGGCCGGCAGAtgacccctgggggggggggggacacagacagacagacggacagcacacagagcagacacactgacacactgacacgcatacacacacacagacacacagacagacggacagcacacagagcagacacactgacacactgacacgcatacacacacacagacacacacacacacactgacacactgacagacggacaacacacagacactgacacactcacactcacacatcaacacacgacacactgacacactgaccgaaggcacacacatacacactaacacactgacacaatcACACGCGACACACtaatacactgacacacacacaaacacacacactaagacacacttacacactgacacactgacacacacagaccgaaggcatacacacgacacacaaacacacacacacagaagcacagacacactgacacactcacatacacacacacgcacacacgcacacacacacagatcagagCAGCTGTACAGAATGAGGGAGATACTACAAGCCTGTGAGAGACTCCATCGCTGATGGCTCCAATCAGCCACCTCGTTAGCTAATTGACTTCGACCAGATTATCATCAACAGCCATAAAAGCAGCGCGCTGGTTCATGTTCACTGACTGGATGAGCGTCTGATGCTCCAGGCAGTCGGGCCGCTGCCTGGAGCATCTCTTTAGCTCAGGAAACATTTCATTGTTCAGTCTCACTCGCATTTGTCGGACTTAATCATCGGCGATCGCCTTGACGTCTCTGCCGCTGTGTGATGgactgagagggggagaggaggagaggggagaggaggagaggggagaggggagaggggagaggaggagagggggagaggaggagaggagaggagaggagagggggaagggagaggaggagagggggagagaaggagaagagaggaggagaggggagaggaggagaagaggagaggggatagaaggagaggggagaggaggagaggtggagaggagcaAAGGGAAaggtagagaggggaggggaggagaggggggaggaggagaagaggaggagaggggatagaaggagaggggagaggaggagaagacaggATGGAGATGGATGGTTGAGGGGCTGGGAGTCAGCTCTGGTGATTTGTCTTTAAAGATCGATGACTGTACACATGGAGGTGGCAGTGAGCAGATCTAGTTTATTTACAGCATGGATCTATGTCAGCGGTTGTTTTATGGCGGGGAGGTTTGGCCTCctccgttgctaagcgatgaGTCGCTGTGctgtaatatataaatataaaatgcaTATAAAGTGTAAAATACCAGGGAGCACAATTCCCTCTGTTTAATATTTGTTTCTGTTATAGTTTTATGCAAAGTAAAGTATGAACACTCGGGATGTCGTTTTCAAACATTGTTTcctaacataaaaaataaaagtgtataAATTATGTAGCTTTTTGCATCACAAGTTATACAAATCTACCACAAGAGGGCAGAAGAGGCGCGTCTATAACAGCATGCCACCGCCCCACCCGGGACTACAGTCTAGTCTACAGAAGAGGGCGGCTGTTGTTGTCTGCTTGCCTACTGTTCACTAGACCATCAGGATGCTGGATAAAGAATATGAGTCATTGATGAGAGGTTATATAATGCTTTGATCAAAATTATGTTATGGATTATTATTCTGCAAATGATTATTCTAGTTTATTCGGTATGGGAAATATTTATCCATAACAAATTAAGAATAAATCATTTATAAAGTATTTAAGAATTGGCCTAATGTTACATGAATAATTGGCATGTTCTTTTAGCATCACAATACCTGCTGTAATACGTATAGAATATTGTTTTAAACtaaacttctgtgtgtgtgtgtgtgtgtgtgtgtatacgtgtatgtgtgtgcgtgcatgtgtgtgcgtgtgtgtgtgtttgtgtgtgtacatgcgtgcgtgtgtgtgtttgtgtgtgcatgcgtgcgtgtgtgcgtgcgtgcgtgtgtgtgtttgtgtgtgtgtgtgtgtgtgcgtgcgtgcgtgcgtgtccctcctccatcagcaccacctcctccggaCGAGGAGTATGAGGAGGACCGCCTCcaccaggaggagggggagtcaggggaggagggggagtcaggggaggagggggaggaagagggggaggagcacgCCTCCTGTGGAGCAGAGCTCCCCGAGGAGctgcaggaggggggaggtgggggccaGGAGGGaggccgggaggaggaggagtctgcTGCCCCGCCCGGGACCTCCCCCCccaaggccccgcccccctgcgtCCCGCCCAGGAGCAACAGCGGCGACGGTGAGCGAGACACGTGCACGAGACACAACGAGcgcacgagacgagacacgtgCTCGAGAAATAACGTGtgcacgagacgagacacgtgCCCGAGACGAGACACGTGCATGAGACGAGACACGTGCACGAGACAAAACACGtgcacgagacgagacacgtgCACGAGACAAAACATGTTCATGAGACAAAACACGTGCACGAGACCAAAACAAGTGCACGAGACACTAGCACGAGACAAGACACGTGCAGGACCATAGGTCCACCAAAGGCCAGGTCGTCcccctgaggggagggggggggggggacctggtggggggggggggacctgggcGAGGGGAATGTCTCTGAAGGTTCGTCATTAATCGTCTGTTAGTGAATAGAGAAACTCTCCTTCCATTCACTTCCTCTTGGCTCTATTCAGAGTTAGTCTCTGGCTCATCAGAACGCTCCCTTAACAGAGATCTCTGTTATCACTGAGCAGATAGTGAAGCGTTCCGCTAAAGGATGCTACAGGCAGACTTTGGGGGTTCGAACGCAGAAACTTTCTGCTGGGAGaggactgggtagccccgcccattctgccggagATTTGAgtccgccctgcagaagggtctggagaagagcaacacgtgtctttctgcttccgatacgtttttgcgggagccaatcaccaagctggcttttcccccccggcgcgctattggctggtttaacacaacgacgacagggaagcgacggcaagcagccaatcgcgtacagagtcagttgaacgaggcccgttgatcacgcctctggtgctgaagaaaatgacggcagcttccTGGGACCAAGCTCAATCTAGGATGGAGCTTGGTCTGGGGATGGCCAGACTAGTGGaaccccctgccctccccccccctgtgccccccctgcccccctgcccctccctctccctatgttgacgctcctcctctctcctcccagatTCAGGAGCCATGTCGCTGCCCAaccatctccccccctcctacGTCCACAAGGAGCCCATCCCCCGACCCCAGGAGGGCCCGGCCCCCAGCGTGCTGCCCCCCCTCCGGGGCCCCCAGTCCACCGCCTCAGGGTCCCCCCACCTCGGCAACCTGCTGCAccccgccggcccccccacCAGCATCATGGAGGAGCTGCAGCGAGCCTTCGCCTCCAAGAACCGGCAGGAGATGTGAGGAGGCCCGacgcacacactaacgcacacacataaacacacacactaacgcacacacataaacacacacactaacgcacacacataaacacacacactaacgcacacacaaacacacacactaacgcacacacataaacacacacactaacgcacacacataaacacacacactaacgcgcacactaacgcacacacataaacacacacactaacgcacacacaaacacacacacacttacgcgcacactaacgcacacacataaacacacacactaacgcacacacataaacacacacactaacgcacacacaaacacacacacacactaacgcacacactaacgcacacacactaacacacacacactaacacacacacactaacgcacacactaacacacacacactaacgcacacacactaacgcactcacaaacacacacactaacgcacagacaaacacacacaaacacacacagagaaacgcacgcacacaaacacaaactcacagaaaaacgcacacacccaaactcataatcacaaacgcacatacacaaacgcagacacacaagcgcacaaacacacacacacgcacacacacacacgcacaaacgcacatgtCTGCTAACAGTAGCCTGCAGGCTAATGTGGGCTTTTTGGATGAAATGTATTAATTGATCAATTACTCTCCTCTAGTTCTAACGACGTCGTGCCCTCCCCACTAGTGGAGTGGCTGACTCATATTAATAGAGTCGATCGTTTGGAGCCCATTAGGGCCGCTGGTGTCACTAACAGGGTTTAGTCGCCGACGGCGGTCTCGGTGCCTTGCTCAAAGACCCCCCGGCACCGCGTGCCTCCGCAGAGCAAGGCGCTGACCTCAGGACCCTCTTAGATGTGTTCAGACGTCGGCTCACATTAaagtctccctcccccaccctctccaccacctcctccctctcccacctcctcctccatcacctcctgctcatccacctccctctcccccaactCTTCCACCTCGACcatttcatcctcctcctcctcctcctccaccaccctctcccccaactccacctccctctcccacctcctcctccatcacctcctgctcatccacctccctctcccccaactCTTCCACCTCGaccatttcctcctcctcctcctcctcctcctccaccaccctctcccccaactccacctccctctcccacctcctcctccatcacctcctgctcatccacctccctctcccccaactCTTCCACCTCGaccatttcctcctcctcctcctcctcctcctccaccaccctctcccccaactccacctccctctcccacctcctcctccatcacctcctgctcatccacctccctctcccccaactCTTCCACCTCGaccatttcctcctcctcctccaccaccctctcccccaactccacctccctctcccctaacctcctccttccccacctactcctcctgcacctcctcctcctccaccaccctcttcCCCACCTCCTacaactccacctcctcctcctcactctccctctcccctaacctccccctcccccacctccccctcctcctccccctccacagcGTCCACGACGGCAGTGAGCTGGCCTCCCTGCCGCGGCCGtggtgcggcggcggcggcgacgggcGGCTCTCGCGCTCCTGCAGCTCGgagaaccagcagcagcagcagcagcagcagcagcagcagcagcaccaccacccctcgCCGTCGGGGCCCCGCGTCAGCTTCGGAGGCCTGGGCCCGGGCATGGGCCTGGGGCACGGCGGGGGCCACGGCATGGGCCACGGGTCTGGGGGCGGCGACTGGCCCcggaaggaggcggaggagaacaAGGAGAACATGAGGCTGGACCAGTGCTTCTCCAACACCTCGGGCCTCCCCAACGACCTGGAGGAGTGGAACGACTCCGTCATCTCAGGTGAggcggggtgggggcggggatgAACACCTGTCTGGGGCCGCAGGGTGGGGCGACGAAAGGCCTGTAGTCGCCCCCATGCAGTGTCGACTCCTCACCCccagggggggtgaggagtcgACACTGCATGGGGTCGGGGGTTCCATTCCCATGGCAGGGacgcgtgtgtgttcgtggtaTGGTACGCTTGGGAGGAAAGAGGCGAGCCGATGCTATGTCTTTGCATGGTTTGAGTGCTTCCCACACGGAATCAAACCCacagtgtgtgggagtgtgaaccacacacactgtactgACGCTTTAACAATTATGGCATTGGCACCAATGGTAGTGGCCCTCACCCAGAGGCGTCAtcagcccctttttactggggcacgtgccccagtaaaagtctccagtgccccagtaaaattccattgatcattattaaattcatctgcagaagcgccgctctcgctatggaatcggcaggattcatcaagtgcatctcctgctgcctcgggagtcttcagtcgagcctgcctcttaccagccaatcaaaaaacgaaaggggctacataaaagccaatcagaaaatagccctattgtatctgggtaagatttaacgcaacaaccaatgaaaaaaatcagttatttacggattcgtccacgtgactcttctgaaagtgtgtaaagtatgaccaagtgtttctttctgttcaatagtctagatagaactttatcaatcccctgtaggagaaatttgttaataaaacaataatggtaaaaaaaataaggaatctcccacttccggcttccatgaaagagaaccatactaattcacacaatagcgttgatgcaaatctagcattaaaggttaatttaaggaagttctctccagtcacgctgaaactagtttgctagtagtagcgctttaatttgcagtgtaagagaattctgggaaatctgaatgctgacaaaattctcagaattctgacactgcaatttatttgcacgctacgactagtgaactactttaaaaaaaaaaatcgacacTGCGACAATGGATtggtgagaaccttcttaaatgaacctttaatgctggatttaattatcagaattcggattttatccaagtattctgactttattatcagaatgctgaattttatctcacaattcagagtttattagcctattcgatttctgaattaaaattcttgtgatgaataatctacatttgtacagtcgatgtgcagcactttaattcccgtcaactatgttttctaacaccagcatttccacaactatgctcatgttcgtgactgctatacaaaaccatttatagtgcatctatttttctgctgggtagtgatagtcgccctaaatgcagctttaatttgggctctgattctgaataaatgccgctgctgaactgtgtgaataaataaagggaactgaaatctaaagaagacacgtggttttgatgtaccttgaattccagctgaaagtggaacattgctgccatcaggggaaattaatgtaacctaggcatattgtaagtagctttcaattccttgtttttttgttgatcatgtttcgttggaaaccacgggagctggaaaaagcccagagtaactcatctccttttttaacgttacaacaaattcacaacttgtttgacacaaacaatgacaacttgattgctgttaaagaatgttgcccacataattagcaccagttttcaatactgagcgtctgtagcctgtagttttatagcacacacacacacacacacacacacacaccatgcgtgcacgcacacacgcggaaaatgaataatgaatgaaaaattgtctgtcttcaaaacttgaggaagttttagacaaaaaacttccttaacacaaaaaaggaaattatggatatacagggtgtttttaacatactggatccaacaatgatcccaacattgacacagataattcagatcattgcactcacaattcttgtaaacagttgtagttgtgagcgatctttcagtgtgtcgagaaggctccacacctggcttaggtcaaccatggggcaaggaaggcttcaccaactttctcttttgtccattgaaaaggagcaactatgcaaagtgagtcaaagccacgttattgaccgctttgccaccatgaaggcgc harbors:
- the LOC132463697 gene encoding phosphatase and actin regulator 3-like → MATSDGLDNCLLQRGRSQSDPNILTESAIDLVHAAEEAMDQQRVLRTGCLVTGVHTPPIRRNSKLATLGRLFKPWKWRKKKNDKLKQSSTDVALSGGLRCRHEACSAQQGCCCSPDGTLLLGGGCFVGPLSPRLVVSSVEYLGPDQDLPSPAPPPPDEEYEEDRLHQEEGESGEEGESGEEGEEEGEEHASCGAELPEELQEGGGGGQEGGREEEESAAPPGTSPPKAPPPCVPPRSNSGDDSGAMSLPNHLPPSYVHKEPIPRPQEGPAPSVLPPLRGPQSTASGSPHLGNLLHPAGPPTSIMEELQRAFASKNRQEIVHDGSELASLPRPWCGGGGDGRLSRSCSSENQQQQQQQQQQQQHHHPSPSGPRVSFGGLGPGMGLGHGGGHGMGHGSGGGDWPRKEAEENKENMRLDQCFSNTSGLPNDLEEWNDSVISGTLPRRLRKELLTVKLRNRPSKQDLEDRNIFPARTDLERQEIRQQIEMKLAKRLSQRPNVEELESRNILKQRNDQSEQEERRELKQRLNRKLNQRPTVDELRDRKILIRFSDYVEVAKAQDYDRRADKPWTRLSAADKAAIRKELNEFKSTEMEVHASSKHLTRFHRP